A window of the Cuculus canorus isolate bCucCan1 chromosome 3, bCucCan1.pri, whole genome shotgun sequence genome harbors these coding sequences:
- the LOC104068234 gene encoding LYR motif-containing protein 2 isoform X3, with amino-acid sequence MATTSGPPLNMAARRLPPGALSLKQFLRRQQVLQLYRKILRAIREVPAEADRHYLKDWAREEFRRNKDATEEDAIRMMITQGNMQLRELQRTLKLAKS; translated from the exons ATGGCCACCACCTCTGGGCCACCACTGAACATGGCCGCCAGGCGCCTGCCGCCGGGAGCGCTGAGCCTGAAGCAG TTCCTGAGGCGCCAGCAGGTTCTGCAGTTGTACAGGAAGATCCTGCGGGCCATCCGTGAGGTCCCTGCTGAAGCAGATCGTCACTACTTAAAGGACTGGGCCAGGGAGGAATTCAGGAGAAATAAGGATGCTACAGAAGAG gatGCAATCAGGATGATGATTACTCAAGGCAACATGCAACTTCGGGAACTTCAAAGAACACTTAAGCTGGCAAAATCCTGA